In the Anaerolineae bacterium genome, GTTTGTCTTTTAAAAATTTTATGTTTTCAACCCCTTGTTTTATCAACAACTCAACAAAATCCTGTTTTATACCACGGGACTCAAGTTTTGACATGTTTTCAAAATATTCTGCAAGATCGCATAAAAAAAGATAAAGATTATGTTCGGACAGTGTTTTTTCATCCTTTGCAATTTTTACACTTTTATTATTACAAGCCCGTTTTAAAACATGATCATTAAAACTGGTCTCATCCTTAATATAAACCGCTGATTTTCCTTTACCTAACTTAAATAATGGGGGCTGAGCAATATACAAATATCCTTTCTCGATTATATTGGGCATCTGTCGATAAAAGAGTGTTAATAAAAGAGTTCTTATGTGAGAACCGTCAACATCGGCATCAGTCATAATAATTATCTTATGATATCTAATGTTTTCAATGTTATATTCTTCTTTCCCGACCCCTGTGCCAAGCACGGTAATTATATTTCTAATTTCCTCGCTGCGCAAAATTTTATCAAAACGGGATTTTTCAACATTTAATATCTTCCCTTTTAACGGCAAAATAGCCTGGAACTTTCTATCTCTACCCTGTTTTGCGCTGCCACCGGCGGAATCACCCTCTACAATAAAGAGTTCTCTTTCTGAAGGTTCTGAAAATTGGCACTCAGCCAACTTGCCGGGAAGTGTTGAATCAAGCAATGATCCCTGTTTCCTTGCCAGGTCCCTTGCCCGTTTTGCGGCATCTCTCGCCCTTGCAGCATCAACCGCTTTTTCTATAATCTTTTTAGCAATAGAAGGATCTTCTTCTAAAAACATACTTAACTTTTCATTAACAAGAGATTCAACAAGTCCCTTTACTTCACTGTTGCCTAATTTGGTTTTTGTCTGTCCTTCAAATTGAGGGTTCTTTATTCTGATGCTTATTATTGCGGTCAATCCTTCCCGAACATCATCACCGCTAATTTTTACATGAAGGTTTTTAGGCAGGTTTGCTGTGGATGTATACTGATTTAATGTACGCGTAAGGGCGGCCTTAAATCCGATTAAATGAAAACCACCCTCTACTGTATTAATATTGTTTGCAAAGGAAAATATATTTTCTTTAAAAGTATCATTATATTGTATTACTATTTCAATTTGAACATCATTTTTTTCTCCTTGAATAAATATAGGCTTGTGAAGGGATGTGTGTCTCCTGTTAAGATATTCAACAAAAGAGACTATTCCTCCTTCGTAAAAAAAACTTTCTTTTGTATCGGAACGTTCATCCTCAATAGTTATATTTAAGCCTTTATTTAAAAAAGCAAGCTCCCTGACTCTTCTGTTAAGTATTTCATATATGAAATTATTTGTATTAAAAATATCAAGATCAGGAGAAAAATGAATCTTGGTGCCCTTCTTATCTGTATTTCCTGTTATACTTAACTCGCTATTCTTTATCCCTTTTTTATATATTTGATAATAAATTTTGTTGTCTTTATATATTTCTACTTCAAAAACTGCTGAAAGAGCATTTACAACCGATATTCCAACACCATGCAGCCCGCCGGACACTTTATAAGAATCGTTATCGAATTTTCCTCCTGCATGAAGCTTTGTTAAAACAACCTCAACAGCAGGCACTTTTTCGGTTTTATGAATACCAACAGGAATACCCCTGCCATTATCTTCAACGCTGATACTGTTATCTGTATGGATAGTGACCTTAATTAAATCACAATATCCGGCCATGGCTTCATCAATACTGTTGTCAATAATCTCATAAACAAGATGATGAAGACCTTCAACATCCACATTCCCGATATACATTGAAGGCCTCAATTTCACAGCTTCAAGGCCTTCAAGTACATCTATACTGCTTTCATCGTAAATATTTTCCATTAAATTCTCATCGGCATAATAACACTTAAAAACTGTTTATCCTCTTTTCCCTCAATAAAACATGGTTTCTGTTCATCAATTATATTTAAAACAATATTATCCTCATTAATTACATTTAATGTGTCTATAAAGAATTTTGGATTAAATGCTGTCTCAATTGTATTCCCTTTATAATCTATGTCCATATCCTCTTTTGATTCACCTAAATCAGGATTGGTGGCGGTAATTATTATTTTATCTTTCTGAAAATTAAACACCACCCCTTTATAACTATCAGAATATAATATAGACATTCTTTTCAACATGTTTAGAAACATTTTTCTATCAATAGTAATTATATTTGAATCTCCTTTGTCAATAATTTCACTATATTTTGGAAATTCACCTTCAAGAAGTCTTATTATAATAGTTTCCGTGTCTTTTTTAACAATAAAATGGTTGTCTTTATTTCCTATCTGCACATCGCCTTTTGGATCAAGAAACCTGTTTACTTCAGTTAAACCCTTTTTAGGAATAATAATACCCGGCTCTAATGGTATTTCAAATTTGCCTGCGTCAGACTCTGGAATATAATCAGCCAGCGAAAGCCTGCTGCCATCCGTGGAAACCATCCTGAGTGTATTTTGATTGTTGTTTTTTAGTT is a window encoding:
- the gyrB gene encoding DNA topoisomerase (ATP-hydrolyzing) subunit B, with product MENIYDESSIDVLEGLEAVKLRPSMYIGNVDVEGLHHLVYEIIDNSIDEAMAGYCDLIKVTIHTDNSISVEDNGRGIPVGIHKTEKVPAVEVVLTKLHAGGKFDNDSYKVSGGLHGVGISVVNALSAVFEVEIYKDNKIYYQIYKKGIKNSELSITGNTDKKGTKIHFSPDLDIFNTNNFIYEILNRRVRELAFLNKGLNITIEDERSDTKESFFYEGGIVSFVEYLNRRHTSLHKPIFIQGEKNDVQIEIVIQYNDTFKENIFSFANNINTVEGGFHLIGFKAALTRTLNQYTSTANLPKNLHVKISGDDVREGLTAIISIRIKNPQFEGQTKTKLGNSEVKGLVESLVNEKLSMFLEEDPSIAKKIIEKAVDAARARDAAKRARDLARKQGSLLDSTLPGKLAECQFSEPSERELFIVEGDSAGGSAKQGRDRKFQAILPLKGKILNVEKSRFDKILRSEEIRNIITVLGTGVGKEEYNIENIRYHKIIIMTDADVDGSHIRTLLLTLFYRQMPNIIEKGYLYIAQPPLFKLGKGKSAVYIKDETSFNDHVLKRACNNKSVKIAKDEKTLSEHNLYLFLCDLAEYFENMSKLESRGIKQDFVELLIKQGVENIKFLKDKQQMTYLNDQLLKDGYSVGGPIWNQERDIYEIMVSLKDSIHQDVLATAISDREIKPVKIGRGFVCSSDYQRCLVAGKNILKFNYPPFLIFNNDKTGTDVVKKDKKDLLSFLIEDGKKGLAVQRYKGLGEMNPGQLWETTMDPNNRALLQIKIDDVVEADEIFTILMGEEVEPRREFIQNNALNVSVLDI
- the dnaN gene encoding DNA polymerase III subunit beta, translating into MKFTINKTDILDVLSNIQGLTGHKSSLAITETVLIQTIDSGIKIAATDLETGFIGEYPAKVNSQGTIAINARKLYEIVKEFPTNEININEIDNHWVEIGNNKINYHIVGMNPDDFPEIPLIEDISFFKIKSAALKKMIDKTLIIGVATDDRRVHINGIYFEKLKNNNQNTLRMVSTDGSRLSLADYIPESDAGKFEIPLEPGIIIPKKGLTEVNRFLDPKGDVQIGNKDNHFIVKKDTETIIIRLLEGEFPKYSEIIDKGDSNIITIDRKMFLNMLKRMSILYSDSYKGVVFNFQKDKIIITATNPDLGESKEDMDIDYKGNTIETAFNPKFFIDTLNVINEDNIVLNIIDEQKPCFIEGKEDKQFLSVIMPMRI